The following are encoded in a window of Carya illinoinensis cultivar Pawnee chromosome 15, C.illinoinensisPawnee_v1, whole genome shotgun sequence genomic DNA:
- the LOC122295534 gene encoding transcription factor HHO3-like produces the protein MDYYPEKMQHHGGLGFREYVKALEEERRKIQVFQRELPLCLELVTQAIEACRQQYSGTTTENNLHGQSESSEQTTSNDVPPVFEEFFPIKRSASSDDEEEEHQSHKTKKEKVISNDSKKKSDWLSSVQLWNNPTSDPQPKEDVPRKATVMEVKRNGGGGGAFQPFQREKSVAAPSPPAPEPEPVAALATTSWSAETATGGGGENDRREQKEGQAQRKQRRNWSPELHRRFLHALQQLGGSQVATPKQIRELMKVDGLTNDEVKSHLQKYRLHTRRPSPSIHNNGNQQPPQVVVVGGIWMSAPAEYAAVAASGDVACSVAATNGIYAPVAAPSPAVQQASTSQIQRLPLKQSQPPQSEERVSHSGKRTWSDTLATSSSTHTTTTSPVFQFS, from the exons ATGGATTATTACCCTGAGAAAATGCAGCATCACGGTGGTTTGGGCTTCCGAGAGTATGTCAAAGCTTTAGAGGAAGAGCGCCGGAAGATCCAGGTGTTCCAGCGGGAGTTACCTCTCTGTTTAGAGCTTGTTACCCAAG CTATTGAGGCGTGTCGGCAACAGTATTCGGGAACGACAACGGAGAACAACTTGCATGGACAATCTGAAAGTTCGGAGCAGACGACTTCAAATGACGTTCCTCCAGTGTTCGAGGAGTTCTTTCCGATAAAGCGGTCTGCTTCGTCCgatgatgaggaggaggagcacCAATCGCACAAGACCAAGAAGGAGAAGGTGATCAGCAATGATAGTAAGAAGAAGTCGGATTGGCTTAGCTCTGTTCAGTTGTGGAATAATCCAACCTCAGATCCACAACCCAAAGAG GATGTACCGAGAAAGGCAACGGTGATGGAGGTTAAGAGGAATGGTGGCGGTGGTGGTGCTTTCCAGCCTTTCCAAAGAGAGAAGAGTGTTGCAGCGCCTTCTCCACCGGCACCGGAGCCGGAGCCAGTGGCGGCTTTAGCCACAACGAGTTGGTCGGCGGAAACAGCCACGGGAGGAGGCGGTGAAAACGACAGAAGAGAACAGAAAGAAGGGCAGGCTCAGAGAAAGCAGAGGCGGAATTGGTCCCCTGAGTTGCACAGGCGATTCTTGCACGCGCTTCAACAACTTGGCGGTTCACAAG TTGCGACACCTAAGCAAATTAGGGAGCTAATGAAGGTTGATGGGCTTACAAATGACGAAGTCAAAAGCCATTTACAG AAATATCGGTTGCACACAAGAAGACCAAGTCCATCGATTCACAATAATGGAAACCAGCAGCCACCACAAGTAGTAGTTGTTGGAGGCATATGGATGTCAGCACCAGCCGAGTATGCAGCAGTGGCAGCATCAGGAGATGTTGCCTGCAGTGTTGCAGCAACCAATGGAATCTATGCTCCTGTGGCCGCACCATCACCTGCAGTCCAACAGGCATCAACATCTCAAATCCAGAGATTACCTCTGAAGCAATCCCAGCCCCCACAATCTGAAGAAAGGGTTAGCCATAGTGGGAAGAGAACTTGGTCTGATACCCTAGCCACATCATCCTCCACCCACACTACCACTACTTCCCCTGTTTTCCAATTTTCATAG